From one Anaerococcus prevotii DSM 20548 genomic stretch:
- a CDS encoding FIVAR domain-containing protein translates to MIKKKILALIFTINFAFLATVPSFPTISPVSISYAEEDKMASQREQLQNGINDSENIFASKAYGLINKESLKAEYNGALEYAKSVLNNKDASYEELRNATIGLNEAKNNLKEYGKKILAVQELKYTIEEHKLTIEAVKYIMSEYPAIARTMGDRANDLIRRSNEVIARAERIISQFE, encoded by the coding sequence ATGATTAAGAAAAAGATATTAGCCCTAATATTTACAATAAACTTTGCTTTTCTAGCAACTGTTCCAAGTTTTCCAACTATATCACCAGTAAGCATAAGCTATGCTGAAGAAGATAAGATGGCAAGTCAAAGAGAGCAATTGCAAAACGGAATTAATGATAGCGAAAATATTTTCGCATCTAAAGCCTACGGCCTAATAAACAAAGAAAGCCTAAAGGCAGAATACAATGGGGCCCTAGAATATGCTAAGTCAGTCCTTAACAATAAAGATGCAAGCTATGAAGAGCTTAGAAATGCGACAATAGGACTTAACGAGGCTAAGAATAATCTAAAAGAATATGGTAAGAAGATACTAGCCGTTCAAGAATTAAAATATACAATTGAAGAGCACAAGCTTACTATAGAAGCTGTCAAGTATATAATGAGCGAATATCCTGCTATAGCTCGTACAATGGGTGATAGGGCAAACGACCTAATAAGAAGAAGTAACGAGGTTATAGCAAGAGCAGAAAGAATAATAAGTCAATTTGAATAA
- a CDS encoding S41 family peptidase, with amino-acid sequence MKKFGKVILALVLTAGVGFTGYIVGLNRDLNATNKSEDQAHIEDMHMLKSLLDKNFLFDYDEKDLYEGSLKGMFANLGDPYTQYYSKDEFSKLMETLDGRYKGIGVLVQASKEGFIKVVQVFDGSPASEAGLKEGDYIIKVEGKEYSADQMEEAVAIMKGEEDTNVKITVRRMEEDGKNFKDIDMEVARRDVKVDTIDESLMEIRDKKIGYIHIKSFDDVTGEDFEASYKKLKDAGMEGLVLDLRNNPGGSLDVCLDIADKFLDKGVIVTTEDKKGEVITEESDEDKDDIPMTVLVNENSASASEILSGALKDRDRAKIIGKKTFGKGIVQKLFPLDDGSGAKITISEYHTPSGAKINKVGVEPDIEVENTEEGLEISKKNFSKDDQFKKALQVLLDQMGE; translated from the coding sequence ATGAAAAAATTTGGAAAAGTTATATTGGCTCTTGTCCTAACGGCAGGAGTTGGTTTTACAGGCTATATTGTTGGCCTAAATCGTGATTTAAATGCTACAAATAAGAGTGAAGACCAAGCGCATATTGAGGATATGCATATGTTAAAGAGCTTACTTGATAAGAACTTCCTCTTTGATTATGACGAAAAGGACCTCTATGAGGGATCTCTTAAGGGAATGTTTGCCAATCTCGGCGACCCTTACACCCAATACTACAGCAAGGATGAGTTTTCCAAGCTAATGGAGACTCTTGACGGGAGATATAAGGGAATCGGAGTTTTGGTTCAAGCGAGTAAGGAAGGCTTTATCAAAGTCGTTCAAGTCTTTGATGGTTCTCCTGCTTCTGAGGCAGGCCTTAAAGAAGGCGATTATATAATAAAGGTCGAAGGCAAGGAATATTCTGCAGATCAAATGGAAGAAGCTGTCGCTATTATGAAAGGTGAGGAAGATACTAATGTCAAAATCACTGTTAGAAGAATGGAAGAAGATGGCAAGAACTTCAAAGATATAGATATGGAAGTCGCAAGACGTGATGTTAAAGTCGATACGATAGATGAAAGTCTTATGGAGATAAGAGATAAGAAGATCGGCTACATCCATATCAAGTCCTTTGATGATGTAACAGGAGAAGACTTCGAGGCCTCTTACAAGAAGCTAAAAGATGCTGGAATGGAAGGGCTTGTTTTAGACCTTAGGAACAATCCTGGTGGATCTCTTGACGTTTGTCTCGATATAGCAGATAAATTCCTAGATAAGGGAGTTATAGTAACTACAGAAGATAAGAAGGGAGAAGTAATCACTGAAGAAAGTGACGAAGATAAAGACGATATCCCAATGACAGTCCTAGTAAATGAAAACTCTGCTTCAGCAAGCGAGATCTTATCTGGAGCGCTCAAGGACAGAGATAGGGCTAAGATTATCGGTAAGAAGACTTTTGGTAAGGGTATTGTACAAAAACTTTTCCCACTAGATGATGGATCAGGGGCTAAGATTACAATCAGCGAATACCACACACCATCAGGTGCAAAAATCAATAAGGTCGGAGTAGAGCCTGATATCGAAGTAGAAAATACTGAGGAAGGCCTTGAGATTTCAAAGAAGAACTTCTCAAAGGATGATCAATTCAAAAAGGCCCTTCAAGTCCTCTTAGACCAAATGGGTGAATAG
- the mgtE gene encoding magnesium transporter, with product MQNHADYSKRVEELNSLLEKRDGTNLSKLLRRTNPVDIEEFISTLSAEDALIVFRLLKKEDAIEVFAELDPEDKDKIKKGLNDTEFHSLLGQLDFDDMIDTLEEMPASVVQKILRNTDTEKRKKVNQYLKFPEDSAASLMTPEFVELKITMTVKEALETIKRVGNNKVTVYTCYVTDSTKKLLGYVSLRNLVTSDGDTLISTLLYEDVITVRTDEDQEDVGRTFQKYGFTALPVVDKEDRLVGIITVDDIMWIIEQEATEDFQIMAATTPEEEEYSKMSVWDLAKNRIPWLMFLMISSAFTSTILKSYEAVIQSIIALNMFIPMLTDSGGNAGSQTSTLVIRAMATKDIELSDWAKVVWKECRIGMVCGLFLSVVGFFKCYLFDKVGLEIALMVAVTLFFIVVTAKVVGSLLPIIAKRLGADPAIMASPLITTIVDSLGLIVYFNIAQMFMDVAPI from the coding sequence ATGCAAAATCATGCTGATTATTCAAAAAGAGTAGAAGAGTTAAACTCACTTCTAGAAAAACGTGATGGGACCAATCTTTCCAAGCTTTTGAGAAGGACTAACCCTGTAGATATAGAAGAATTCATATCGACTTTAAGCGCAGAAGATGCCCTAATTGTATTCAGACTCCTCAAAAAGGAAGATGCAATAGAAGTTTTTGCAGAGCTTGATCCGGAGGATAAGGATAAGATTAAAAAGGGACTAAATGATACGGAATTTCATTCGCTTTTGGGCCAACTAGACTTTGACGATATGATCGACACCTTAGAGGAGATGCCAGCTTCTGTCGTTCAAAAAATTCTAAGAAATACCGATACAGAAAAGAGAAAGAAAGTTAACCAATATCTTAAGTTTCCAGAAGATTCTGCAGCAAGTCTGATGACTCCAGAATTTGTGGAGCTTAAGATAACAATGACTGTAAAAGAGGCCCTAGAGACTATAAAAAGGGTTGGCAATAACAAGGTCACCGTCTATACTTGCTATGTTACAGATTCTACCAAAAAGCTTTTAGGCTACGTGTCCTTGAGAAATCTCGTCACAAGTGATGGAGATACCCTAATATCAACCCTTCTCTATGAGGATGTAATCACAGTTAGGACAGACGAGGACCAAGAAGATGTAGGAAGGACCTTCCAAAAATACGGCTTTACTGCCCTACCAGTAGTGGATAAGGAAGATAGGCTTGTGGGAATTATCACGGTAGATGATATCATGTGGATAATTGAGCAAGAGGCAACAGAAGACTTCCAAATCATGGCTGCTACCACACCAGAAGAGGAAGAATACAGCAAGATGAGTGTTTGGGATCTTGCCAAAAACAGGATTCCTTGGCTGATGTTTCTTATGATATCATCTGCCTTTACCTCAACCATACTTAAAAGCTACGAGGCAGTTATCCAGTCGATAATCGCCCTCAACATGTTTATACCTATGCTAACAGACTCTGGGGGAAATGCAGGAAGCCAGACATCAACCCTTGTAATCCGTGCTATGGCTACAAAGGACATAGAACTATCCGATTGGGCCAAGGTCGTATGGAAGGAATGTAGGATTGGAATGGTATGTGGCTTATTCTTGTCAGTAGTAGGATTTTTCAAATGCTATTTATTTGATAAAGTAGGCTTAGAGATTGCCCTTATGGTTGCAGTTACGCTTTTCTTTATAGTTGTTACTGCCAAGGTCGTGGGATCTCTCCTTCCGATAATTGCCAAAAGACTCGGAGCAGATCCAGCTATAATGGCAAGTCCCCTTATCACAACCATAGTTGACTCCCTGGGTCTTATAGTTTACTTTAACATAGCTCAAATGTTTATGGATGTTGCACCAATATAG
- a CDS encoding acyl-[acyl-carrier-protein] thioesterase, protein MKYKKKYTIGHMFCDRYGYLTMRNLAALMFDVSFEQASFLEKNIDMEKFRWIAYSWEIDIRRNVKLDDEIEITTIPTHMNRFYAYRDFIVEKNGQTIIVAKAVFLLMDIERLRPVKILDDLVKAYGREEEVFTARDVKLEKDLDFIKDIQIRKADIDTNFHVNNAVYFDYIEELSDIFAKDIGYIKLVYRNEIRNKESVRALGKKSGDEFSFALEDGSSKTYAYGKIRLDV, encoded by the coding sequence ATGAAATATAAGAAAAAATATACTATAGGACATATGTTTTGCGACCGCTATGGCTATTTGACCATGAGAAATCTTGCGGCCTTGATGTTTGATGTTAGTTTCGAGCAAGCAAGTTTCCTCGAGAAGAATATTGATATGGAAAAGTTCAGATGGATTGCTTATTCATGGGAGATAGATATAAGAAGGAATGTAAAACTCGATGATGAGATAGAAATTACAACCATACCGACCCATATGAATAGGTTCTATGCCTATAGGGATTTTATAGTAGAAAAAAATGGACAAACCATCATAGTGGCCAAGGCAGTATTTCTGTTGATGGATATAGAAAGACTTCGCCCGGTAAAAATCTTAGATGATTTAGTAAAGGCCTATGGTAGAGAAGAGGAAGTATTCACTGCTAGGGATGTGAAACTAGAAAAAGACCTTGACTTTATTAAGGATATCCAAATTAGGAAGGCAGATATAGATACAAATTTCCATGTGAACAATGCAGTTTACTTCGATTATATCGAGGAACTTTCGGATATTTTCGCCAAGGATATAGGCTATATCAAATTAGTTTACAGAAATGAAATTAGGAATAAGGAAAGCGTAAGGGCCTTAGGTAAAAAGAGCGGAGATGAATTCTCCTTTGCCCTAGAAGATGGGTCTTCTAAGACTTATGCTTACGGAAAGATAAGATTAGATGTATAA
- the hydE gene encoding [FeFe] hydrogenase H-cluster radical SAM maturase HydE, producing the protein MELKNSKHYDDETLKRWIEDESLTDELNKKADAIRKEIYGDKVFVRGLIEFSNVCKNDCYYCGIRKSNDKVERYRLSEEEILACADLGYKLGYRTFVLQGGEDGHFTDDMFVDIVKKIKNLHDDVAITLSLGERSYESYKKLFEAGADRYLLRQETSDKDHYSKLHPETMSFESRRQALRDLKEIGFQVGGGFMVGSPYQKTEDIIKDLRFLEELEPAMIGIGPYMTQHDTPFKDFPNGSFEMTLRLVSILRILFPYALIPATTALGTINPLGRERGLQAGANVLMPNLSPTMVREKYSLYDNKICTGDEAAECRACLELRIKNAGYEIVTDRGDVITYDKKTRKYS; encoded by the coding sequence ATGGAACTTAAGAATAGCAAACACTACGATGATGAAACTCTAAAAAGATGGATAGAAGACGAATCCCTCACAGATGAGCTTAACAAGAAGGCTGATGCTATTAGAAAAGAAATCTATGGAGATAAGGTCTTCGTCAGGGGTCTAATAGAGTTTTCAAATGTATGCAAGAACGACTGTTACTATTGTGGAATAAGAAAGTCCAACGACAAGGTCGAAAGATACAGGCTTAGTGAGGAGGAGATTCTCGCTTGTGCAGACCTTGGCTATAAGCTTGGCTATAGGACCTTCGTCCTTCAAGGGGGGGAGGATGGACATTTCACAGATGATATGTTCGTGGATATAGTCAAAAAAATTAAAAATCTCCACGATGATGTGGCCATCACTCTATCTTTGGGAGAAAGATCTTACGAATCTTATAAGAAATTGTTTGAAGCGGGTGCTGATAGATATCTTCTAAGGCAGGAGACTTCAGACAAGGACCATTACTCAAAGCTCCACCCAGAAACTATGAGCTTTGAAAGTAGGAGACAAGCCCTAAGAGACTTAAAAGAAATAGGCTTTCAAGTAGGTGGAGGCTTTATGGTAGGATCTCCTTACCAAAAGACAGAAGATATCATAAAGGACCTGAGATTCCTAGAAGAGCTAGAGCCTGCTATGATTGGAATAGGCCCTTACATGACCCAGCATGATACTCCTTTCAAGGACTTTCCTAATGGATCATTTGAGATGACCCTAAGACTTGTCTCAATCCTTAGGATTCTTTTCCCTTATGCCCTAATACCAGCTACAACAGCCCTAGGAACAATCAATCCCTTGGGAAGAGAAAGAGGCCTACAAGCAGGGGCAAATGTTCTAATGCCAAATCTTTCGCCAACTATGGTGAGGGAGAAATACTCACTCTATGATAATAAAATCTGTACAGGAGATGAGGCGGCAGAATGTAGGGCTTGCCTTGAACTTAGAATAAAAAATGCAGGATACGAAATCGTAACCGACAGGGGAGATGTCATAACCTACGATAAGAAAACAAGAAAATACTCATAA